The following are encoded together in the Capsulimonas corticalis genome:
- a CDS encoding glycosyltransferase 87 family protein, translating into MTEAPANLRVDRPLHFLIALFVLEIVAFALLQYGVPTGLQSLWATGKLDTLPFATALFGHAVRPLTPGAFRIAFRVLLVALYAVYAAILLRLSANSSITPRRALTIVIVTGAAIAILFPASLSSDLYSYVAYAKLPGYHLNPYFHSPRVLIDAGDPMAGFLPRSIRDPSKHRIAWDIPTVYGPVWTALSIGVVRMIGASQLWLALLGMKLIELGALMVASMSAGRITRRQYPDRIGAAILTIGLNPLALIEGVGSGHNDLLMIAFALLAAALLQERKPLLGGLALGVSIGVKFVTLALLPWLLIDLWKSSQPKMARVSAMAAFCAGAAAPVILCFAPFWHGLATLGALANRNQVIQKAGASATDASHGLHHGVLFSALHEHQTILILYAALTIAVALFRIRDGWVWAWTIFSSAFIYYSMGIWFPWYLLWPWLVMLACGARTPGRAVIAFAIGAVALTLTTFYTIASGAYALRLLEAVFYLCAAGSGLYFIGILRRRRVAE; encoded by the coding sequence TTGACCGAAGCGCCTGCGAATCTTCGCGTGGATCGTCCGCTCCACTTTCTGATCGCCCTGTTCGTTCTGGAGATCGTTGCGTTCGCGCTCCTTCAATACGGCGTTCCGACGGGGCTTCAATCGCTTTGGGCAACCGGTAAGCTGGACACGCTCCCGTTCGCGACGGCGTTGTTCGGTCACGCCGTACGGCCGCTAACGCCTGGCGCCTTTCGCATCGCCTTTCGCGTGCTTCTCGTGGCGCTGTACGCCGTCTACGCCGCGATTTTACTGCGCCTGAGCGCCAATTCTTCCATCACACCCCGGCGAGCTCTCACCATTGTGATCGTCACGGGCGCGGCCATCGCAATTCTCTTTCCCGCATCTCTTTCATCGGATTTGTACTCGTATGTCGCTTATGCAAAGCTGCCTGGATATCACCTCAACCCCTACTTCCATTCTCCGCGGGTTTTGATTGACGCCGGGGATCCGATGGCCGGGTTCCTGCCGCGATCGATACGCGATCCTTCGAAACATCGCATCGCCTGGGATATCCCCACCGTCTATGGACCTGTCTGGACAGCGCTTTCCATCGGGGTCGTGAGAATGATCGGGGCTTCCCAACTGTGGCTGGCCCTGCTCGGCATGAAGCTGATTGAGCTGGGCGCTTTGATGGTCGCATCCATGAGCGCGGGACGGATTACGCGGCGTCAATATCCTGACCGGATCGGAGCGGCGATTCTCACCATAGGCCTGAATCCCCTCGCATTGATTGAGGGTGTCGGCTCCGGACATAACGACCTGCTGATGATCGCGTTCGCTCTTCTGGCCGCCGCATTGCTCCAGGAGCGAAAACCATTGCTGGGCGGACTGGCGCTGGGGGTGTCGATTGGGGTGAAGTTTGTAACCCTTGCCCTCTTGCCGTGGCTGCTGATCGATCTGTGGAAGTCATCTCAGCCGAAAATGGCCCGGGTATCGGCAATGGCGGCGTTCTGCGCCGGCGCCGCTGCGCCCGTCATTCTTTGTTTTGCGCCGTTTTGGCATGGGCTCGCAACGCTGGGAGCGCTCGCGAACCGCAATCAAGTGATCCAGAAAGCCGGCGCTTCGGCGACTGATGCTTCTCACGGCTTACATCACGGCGTTCTTTTCTCAGCTTTGCATGAACATCAAACGATCTTGATCCTATATGCGGCGCTGACAATTGCCGTGGCCCTCTTTCGAATCCGCGACGGCTGGGTTTGGGCATGGACAATCTTTTCGTCAGCTTTCATCTACTATTCGATGGGCATCTGGTTCCCCTGGTATCTGCTTTGGCCGTGGCTTGTGATGCTCGCCTGCGGGGCGCGAACGCCGGGGCGCGCCGTCATTGCCTTTGCCATCGGCGCCGTGGCGCTGACGCTGACGACATTTTACACCATCGCCTCTGGAGCATACGCCCTGCGGCTTTTAGAGGCCGTCTTCTACCTTTGCGCCGCAGGCTCCGGCCTCTATTTCATCGGGATTCTTCGGCGGCGCAGGGTAGCGGAATGA
- a CDS encoding glycosyltransferase family 87 protein translates to MSKPAWAVWNSSRLRSLVTVLAALHVVYQAFFFIPAHWNRSDSLRDTPAFYLAAQNSVNHHTLYRARPGYGPDKMMSGPYFLYLPQFAVLEAPLGRLSPMAFSRVWYGLILAAFWIFAASLARIAFGRFSLDGTLVWGLIVGATPGVYFAISTANADPMMWALVGMAIATNRRGIFFALAAQLKLYTLLPLTLAVWKEGRRVAIPASILLVIGFAAGIGYCGVQSYWQWAHWVLPMIRQGTFFPGDISLSLGCLRLARHLGWNYVSGPLPPGPRLFLSVLGVLGPVCVSYLARKQEPLKLYCYSTIASVLFSPYCWSFYIPICYPLIALFIRDSRQAWMAAKEQTAAPRADAIAAQQSVPSGSVI, encoded by the coding sequence ATGAGTAAGCCTGCATGGGCTGTCTGGAATTCCAGCCGGCTTCGCTCCCTTGTTACCGTTCTGGCCGCTTTGCATGTGGTCTATCAAGCTTTCTTTTTCATACCGGCGCACTGGAACCGCAGCGACTCCCTTCGCGACACTCCCGCCTTTTACCTGGCGGCGCAGAACTCCGTAAACCATCACACCCTGTATCGCGCGCGGCCCGGCTACGGCCCTGACAAGATGATGTCTGGCCCGTATTTCCTGTATTTGCCGCAGTTTGCCGTTCTAGAAGCGCCGCTTGGGCGCCTATCTCCGATGGCGTTTTCGCGGGTTTGGTATGGGCTGATCCTCGCCGCGTTTTGGATATTCGCGGCGAGTCTCGCCCGCATCGCGTTCGGCCGGTTTTCCCTGGATGGAACTCTGGTCTGGGGATTGATTGTCGGGGCGACGCCGGGCGTCTATTTCGCCATCTCCACCGCAAACGCCGATCCAATGATGTGGGCGCTCGTGGGGATGGCGATTGCGACCAATCGACGCGGGATCTTTTTTGCGCTCGCAGCTCAGCTGAAGCTGTATACGCTGCTGCCGCTCACGCTCGCCGTCTGGAAAGAAGGACGCCGCGTCGCGATTCCCGCCTCAATTTTGCTGGTTATCGGTTTCGCCGCCGGCATTGGCTACTGCGGCGTCCAGTCGTACTGGCAGTGGGCGCACTGGGTGCTGCCGATGATCCGTCAGGGCACGTTTTTCCCGGGCGATATCTCCCTGTCGCTGGGTTGTTTACGCCTGGCGAGGCATTTGGGATGGAATTACGTTTCCGGACCGCTTCCGCCGGGGCCGCGCTTGTTTCTCTCGGTATTGGGAGTGTTAGGGCCGGTCTGCGTTTCCTACCTGGCCCGTAAGCAGGAGCCGCTGAAGCTGTATTGTTATTCGACGATCGCTTCCGTTTTGTTTTCGCCATACTGCTGGAGCTTCTATATTCCGATCTGTTACCCCTTGATTGCGCTGTTTATTCGAGACAGTCGTCAGGCGTGGATGGCGGCGAAAGAGCAAACGGCGGCCCCGCGCGCGGACGCAATTGCGGCCCAGCAATCCGTTCCCTCGGGCAGTGTTATTTGA
- a CDS encoding LptF/LptG family permease, whose amino-acid sequence MKRMDRYVLGEMAPPFLAGVMLIVVMLVGNTLFPLIEQIVKNGIPFKVVAKLVVFNIPTLLVLTLPAGTALSASWAVNRMARDSEITVIRMSGVSLRRLFLPIFLVGLLASITAFVVADRVVPRAQHEFQQTQGQMLSYALQASPSLAANKVFTFEDYAFHIREIRKDPSGDPNKLQLYGVTIFENPTNGGFPTITTAQSATYNRDIWALQNVVVHHLALDGSERLEIQAAATTLNLRVPLMDIASSAMQRPDELSMAQLGRRMRAMQSTGQDGGEDFREVAVNYYMKLSLPFVCLAFALCAPPLALRFARTGAYTGIFLSLVMVWVGWNTLLLTKFLGLGGALNPILAAWAPDILFTAIGLYFLWRIE is encoded by the coding sequence ATGAAGCGCATGGACCGCTACGTCCTCGGTGAGATGGCGCCGCCCTTTCTGGCCGGCGTCATGCTCATCGTCGTGATGCTGGTTGGGAACACGCTGTTTCCGCTGATCGAGCAGATCGTCAAGAACGGCATTCCGTTCAAAGTCGTCGCCAAGCTCGTCGTCTTCAACATCCCCACCCTGCTTGTCCTCACTCTGCCGGCCGGTACGGCGCTTTCGGCGTCCTGGGCCGTCAACCGGATGGCGCGCGATTCGGAAATCACCGTAATTCGCATGTCCGGAGTTTCCCTGCGCCGCCTCTTCCTGCCGATCTTTCTCGTGGGACTGCTGGCGAGTATTACGGCGTTCGTGGTCGCCGACCGTGTCGTCCCGCGCGCGCAGCACGAATTCCAGCAGACACAGGGACAGATGCTCAGCTATGCGCTGCAAGCGTCTCCCAGCCTCGCCGCCAACAAAGTCTTCACCTTCGAAGATTACGCGTTCCATATCCGCGAAATACGAAAAGATCCCTCGGGAGATCCGAATAAGCTCCAATTGTACGGCGTCACGATCTTCGAAAATCCGACCAACGGCGGTTTCCCCACGATCACCACGGCGCAAAGCGCTACGTACAATCGGGATATTTGGGCGCTTCAGAATGTCGTGGTCCATCATCTGGCGCTGGACGGCTCGGAGCGCCTGGAGATTCAGGCGGCGGCCACGACGCTGAACTTGCGCGTCCCGTTGATGGACATCGCCTCCAGCGCCATGCAGCGGCCCGACGAACTGTCGATGGCGCAGCTTGGCCGGCGTATGCGCGCGATGCAAAGCACGGGACAGGACGGCGGGGAAGACTTCCGGGAAGTCGCCGTCAACTATTACATGAAGCTTTCGCTGCCGTTCGTCTGCCTGGCGTTCGCGCTTTGCGCGCCTCCGCTCGCCCTGCGTTTTGCGCGCACCGGCGCTTATACGGGGATCTTTCTTTCATTGGTGATGGTATGGGTCGGCTGGAACACGCTGCTGCTAACCAAGTTCCTGGGCCTCGGCGGCGCGCTCAATCCCATCCTCGCCGCCTGGGCGCCCGATATCCTGTTCACCGCGATCGGTCTCTATTTCTTGTGGCGTATCGAATAA
- the lnt gene encoding apolipoprotein N-acyltransferase, protein MAITDLGSPQPLQTSRRTDARLALRNYGAAVLSGLLVLGSFPHLDWGWLAWIALVPMLLTYPHARLRDALGQAFVFGFLYFGGVLYWLAIMAQHALGAALGVVAWAIGSMAQVSVMLLFGFGAHLLSRVKGRWAWALGIPALWTALEWVRQLGELGTGWGDLAYTQHNALTILQLTKLGGVWPLTFLIVLVNMAVAGVIARRNPPRFVQGVLCAFVLVLVFGGVSLRSEHLRPRYVAAALQTNINPNVPWSQRRPEDPVYVENTMRSYSQMEADAAARGAIFAAWPEATFPGYLRDDPELAGRVALDCAHNGQTLLIGGNEWDAQTRSDGNSVFLVDKSGTIRGSYVKRQLVPFGEYVPGRDWLKFLVALHLTIYDRKKGAARQALLDAGAPIGRVGVAICYESSYGELTREQVARGAGLLSVVTDDTWFGRTAAARQHAAIAAIRAAECDRYLVRAGSTGISQILDPAGRVLTEAPLFESRLLTAPVESRTTRTLYTRWGDWFVWLCWGVLAVILGAALRRRPEGDQ, encoded by the coding sequence TTGGCAATAACCGATTTAGGCTCTCCGCAGCCGCTTCAGACCTCGCGGCGCACCGACGCCCGCCTCGCACTCCGTAATTACGGCGCCGCCGTTCTTTCCGGCCTTCTCGTTCTCGGCTCGTTTCCGCACCTCGATTGGGGATGGCTGGCGTGGATCGCCCTCGTTCCCATGCTGCTGACTTACCCGCACGCGCGCCTCCGCGACGCTCTCGGACAGGCGTTTGTGTTCGGATTTCTCTACTTCGGCGGCGTGCTTTACTGGCTCGCGATCATGGCGCAGCACGCGCTCGGCGCGGCGCTCGGAGTGGTGGCGTGGGCGATCGGGAGCATGGCGCAGGTCAGCGTCATGCTGTTATTCGGCTTCGGCGCCCATTTGCTAAGCCGCGTCAAAGGACGCTGGGCGTGGGCGCTGGGGATCCCGGCGCTCTGGACGGCATTGGAATGGGTGCGTCAGCTCGGCGAACTGGGAACTGGATGGGGAGATCTTGCTTACACGCAGCACAATGCGCTCACCATCTTGCAGCTCACCAAGTTGGGCGGGGTGTGGCCTCTGACGTTTCTGATCGTGTTGGTGAATATGGCCGTCGCGGGCGTCATCGCCAGGCGTAATCCGCCGCGATTCGTCCAGGGCGTGCTTTGCGCTTTTGTCCTGGTCCTGGTTTTTGGCGGCGTCAGTCTGCGCAGCGAGCATTTGCGGCCTCGGTATGTGGCCGCCGCTTTGCAGACAAACATCAATCCCAATGTCCCCTGGTCGCAGCGCCGTCCGGAAGATCCCGTTTATGTGGAAAACACGATGCGGAGCTATTCCCAGATGGAGGCGGACGCCGCCGCGCGCGGCGCCATCTTCGCTGCATGGCCCGAAGCGACATTTCCCGGATACCTGCGCGATGACCCGGAGCTTGCGGGCCGGGTTGCGCTCGATTGCGCCCACAACGGTCAAACACTGCTGATCGGCGGCAATGAATGGGACGCTCAGACACGCTCCGACGGCAACTCCGTGTTTCTCGTGGACAAATCGGGGACCATTCGCGGTTCTTATGTGAAGCGCCAATTGGTGCCCTTTGGAGAGTATGTGCCGGGTCGAGACTGGCTGAAGTTTTTGGTCGCCCTGCATCTGACGATCTATGACCGCAAGAAGGGCGCGGCGCGTCAGGCGCTGCTGGACGCCGGCGCGCCGATTGGCAGAGTGGGCGTGGCGATCTGTTATGAATCGTCCTATGGGGAGCTGACGCGGGAGCAGGTGGCGCGTGGCGCGGGACTGCTGTCTGTCGTGACCGACGACACCTGGTTCGGGCGCACGGCGGCGGCGCGCCAGCATGCCGCGATCGCCGCGATCCGCGCGGCGGAGTGCGACCGCTACCTGGTGCGCGCCGGATCGACCGGGATCTCACAGATTCTGGATCCCGCCGGGCGCGTTCTGACGGAGGCGCCGTTGTTCGAATCCCGACTGCTGACCGCGCCCGTTGAGTCGCGAACGACGCGAACACTTTATACGCGCTGGGGAGACTGGTTTGTTTGGCTGTGCTGGGGCGTTCTGGCAGTGATTCTTGGCGCTGCGCTGCGGCGCAGACCAGAGGGCGATCAATGA
- a CDS encoding glycoside hydrolase family 57 protein, with translation MTLIVPFFFAHQPSRLRPTEQRQAGAQKSPEELETYYFEQEFDREIFLKVADKCYRPATRLILDLVRKHANDEKPFRVAYGLSGTLLDQAARYAPDVLDLWKALADTGLVEFTGETYYHSLAGLFDDERREFREQVALHQAKIQELFGQKTTIFRNTEMMYNNSVAACVQDIGFNGIITEGVDWLMAGWRSPDFVYQSTSGLPVLLRNYRLSDDVGYRFSNKGWEGYPLTAEKFSGWLAGNTDPMVLLALDYEALGEHMWADTGIFDFVGALPSQIAQYPQLEWATPAQAVSRLETAGTVDVPDFSTISWADRERDTSAWLGNEMQQFCYEEIKRMEDAVRATGDPHVLHVWRLMQTSDHLYYISDKALSDGDVHQYFSAYGTVVESFVRLHTAVYDLRRRAEHWRV, from the coding sequence ATGACATTGATCGTCCCTTTCTTTTTCGCCCATCAACCCTCCCGCCTGCGCCCGACCGAACAGCGCCAGGCGGGCGCCCAGAAGTCGCCGGAGGAGCTGGAAACTTACTACTTCGAGCAGGAATTCGATCGCGAGATCTTCCTGAAAGTCGCGGACAAGTGCTATCGCCCGGCGACACGCTTGATTTTGGACCTCGTGCGCAAGCACGCGAACGACGAAAAACCCTTCCGGGTAGCCTACGGCCTTTCGGGGACGCTGCTCGATCAGGCGGCCCGATACGCGCCCGACGTGCTGGACCTCTGGAAAGCGCTCGCCGACACCGGCCTCGTCGAATTCACCGGTGAAACCTACTACCATAGCCTCGCCGGTTTGTTTGACGACGAGCGGCGCGAGTTCCGCGAACAGGTTGCGCTGCATCAGGCCAAGATTCAGGAACTGTTCGGGCAAAAGACGACGATCTTCCGCAACACGGAGATGATGTATAACAACTCCGTCGCCGCCTGCGTGCAGGATATCGGTTTCAACGGCATCATTACCGAGGGCGTGGACTGGCTGATGGCCGGCTGGCGCTCCCCGGACTTCGTCTATCAGAGCACTTCGGGCCTGCCGGTGCTTTTGCGCAACTATCGACTGAGCGACGATGTCGGGTACCGGTTCTCCAACAAAGGCTGGGAAGGCTACCCCCTGACCGCCGAAAAGTTCTCCGGATGGCTCGCAGGCAATACCGATCCGATGGTGCTGCTGGCGCTGGACTACGAAGCGCTGGGCGAGCATATGTGGGCGGACACAGGCATTTTCGACTTTGTCGGCGCATTGCCTTCGCAGATCGCGCAGTACCCTCAGCTGGAGTGGGCGACGCCGGCGCAAGCGGTTTCGCGCCTGGAGACGGCCGGGACCGTGGATGTTCCGGACTTCTCGACGATCTCCTGGGCGGACCGCGAGCGCGACACGAGCGCCTGGCTCGGCAACGAGATGCAGCAGTTCTGCTACGAAGAGATCAAGCGCATGGAGGACGCCGTCCGCGCGACGGGCGATCCGCACGTGCTCCACGTCTGGCGCCTGATGCAGACGAGCGATCATCTTTACTACATCTCGGACAAGGCCCTGAGCGACGGCGATGTCCATCAGTACTTCTCGGCTTACGGAACGGTCGTCGAATCATTCGTCCGCCTGCACACCGCCGTCTACGATCTGCGGCGGCGCGCGGAGCATTGGCGCGTTTAA
- a CDS encoding AraC family transcriptional regulator encodes MKSRPNVALIVETSVVYGRQILHGISRYMRARGGWSVFLDERELLAPPPDWLLDWDGDGVICRPTTPALAERLRARGLAVVDLNDRYGNLGAPRIRSDMRAIGRMAAEHLLERGFRHIAFCGFRGEVWSQERFLGVEAAVLGRGELHESFESPFEGLREHRWQEERDKIAEWLRGLPRPLGVVACNDVRGHHVLDACRVLGLAAPEEVAVIGVDNAETFCDLCDPPLSSVVPDAERVGFEAAALLDRLMAGDAPPDEDRLLSPIGVVTRQSTDIMAVDDPAIARAIHFIRREACSGIGVDDVLAALPVSRSALERGFRRHLGHSPHEEIRRVRLKRVQQLLRETDWPLERIAEAAGYEYPEYMMVQFKRELGKTPTEWRRGDSIPEIPIPPTR; translated from the coding sequence ATGAAGTCGCGGCCCAACGTGGCTCTGATCGTCGAGACATCCGTGGTCTACGGGCGGCAGATCCTGCATGGGATTTCGCGTTATATGCGCGCTCGCGGAGGGTGGTCCGTCTTTCTGGACGAGCGCGAGCTGCTGGCCCCGCCGCCGGACTGGCTGCTGGACTGGGACGGCGACGGCGTCATCTGCCGCCCGACAACGCCGGCGCTGGCGGAGCGTTTGCGCGCTCGCGGATTGGCCGTGGTGGATCTGAACGATCGCTATGGAAATTTGGGCGCGCCGCGTATTCGGTCGGACATGCGGGCGATTGGCCGCATGGCCGCCGAGCATCTGCTGGAGCGCGGCTTTCGCCATATCGCCTTCTGCGGGTTTCGCGGCGAGGTCTGGTCGCAGGAGCGCTTTCTGGGCGTGGAGGCCGCCGTACTGGGGCGCGGTGAACTGCACGAATCGTTCGAATCGCCGTTCGAGGGGCTGCGCGAGCATCGGTGGCAGGAGGAGCGAGATAAGATCGCGGAATGGCTGCGCGGACTGCCTCGTCCGCTCGGCGTGGTCGCCTGCAACGATGTGCGCGGGCATCATGTGCTGGACGCCTGCCGCGTGCTGGGGCTGGCCGCGCCCGAGGAAGTCGCGGTAATCGGCGTGGACAACGCCGAAACGTTCTGCGACCTCTGCGATCCGCCCCTCTCCAGCGTGGTTCCCGACGCCGAACGCGTCGGCTTCGAGGCAGCGGCCCTGCTCGACCGTCTGATGGCCGGCGATGCGCCGCCAGATGAGGACCGCCTCCTGTCGCCCATCGGCGTCGTCACCCGCCAGTCCACGGATATCATGGCGGTGGACGATCCCGCCATCGCCCGCGCCATCCACTTCATCCGCCGAGAAGCCTGTTCCGGGATCGGCGTCGACGATGTCCTCGCCGCCCTCCCGGTCTCGCGCTCCGCTCTGGAGCGCGGCTTCCGCCGCCATCTGGGCCACTCTCCGCACGAAGAGATCCGTCGCGTGCGCCTCAAACGCGTCCAGCAGCTTCTCCGAGAGACGGACTGGCCCTTAGAGCGCATCGCCGAAGCGGCCGGCTACGAATACCCGGAATACATGATGGTTCAGTTCAAGCGCGAACTGGGCAAGACGCCGACGGAGTGGCGGCGGGGAGACTCTATTCCGGAAATCCCTATTCCCCCAACTCGCTAG
- a CDS encoding Flp family type IVb pilin, protein MISTLKTVTSKFIREEDGATMVEYVLLVALIGVIAIGAMKFLGSSAGNKLNVVSGNVTSSN, encoded by the coding sequence ATGATCAGCACCCTGAAGACTGTCACCAGCAAGTTCATCCGCGAAGAAGATGGCGCGACCATGGTCGAGTACGTCCTGCTCGTCGCTCTGATCGGCGTTATCGCGATCGGCGCTATGAAGTTCCTCGGATCCTCCGCGGGCAACAAGCTGAACGTCGTCTCCGGCAACGTTACCTCCAGCAACTAA
- a CDS encoding glycoside hydrolase family 127 protein — translation MLRRQFIQGCFTVAAAMTAAPLAGRAAGAKGAVRDPKKSRALTAVPIRHVTIHDDFWSPKLAVWRGVTINDCFDKFEKTGALDNFDRVAARAEGGHHGDPWWDGLIYEMIAAASDFLIAQPDPALEKRLDGYIDRIAAAAAVDPDGYLHTAVTLSHVAARWSDPSAPGDMHDDRFPHTVYNAGCLVEAGVHHYQATGKTKLLDVATRMANYMCRIMGPPPRQNIIPGHAIAELAFVELYLLYRDDPKLKARIGQKVDEKRYLELAEYWIENRGNHAGRADMGVYDQDDRSALFQPTMEGHAVRSALLAAGIALAASVNGRPEYYATAQRWWSNMVAAKMYVTGGLGAIPSTEGFGPDYELPNFGYAETCAAVGGAFFSRNLGLATGQAEYFDVLERELYNGALCGVSVAGTSYFYTNYLASGPERRRWDWDGCPCCPPMFLKLMGALPGGVYATDLDGVYVNLFTGSEAKIAQDGWDVTLRQTTGYPWNGGVRLDLAPKKPARFALSLRVPAWSSEASFRVNGKSVTPSIVRGYARIERTWRAGDSVEMNLPMPARRLKADPRIAADVGRVALMCGPIVYCLEGLDNGGHVESLVLAPSSVIRAEHRPDLLGGVTVLRGDAHVARARMTAAHPEGEPAAEAATFTALPFYTNTNREPTHMAVWIADDRQYALPLTTAAAATPSASRCNPSDTVWALNNARQPRASDDETIPRFTWWDHRGTSEWVQYDFPSAQEISGVEVYWWDEECVHRDCRVPQSWSLQYQDGGEWRSVEATSPYGVEVDKFNRVTFPSIRTTALRLVAQMQTGWSAGILQWRVLEG, via the coding sequence ATGTTACGACGCCAGTTTATTCAAGGATGCTTTACCGTAGCCGCCGCCATGACGGCGGCGCCGCTTGCGGGGCGCGCCGCCGGCGCAAAGGGCGCCGTCCGTGATCCCAAGAAGTCGCGGGCGCTGACGGCGGTTCCGATTCGCCATGTGACGATCCATGACGATTTCTGGTCGCCCAAACTCGCCGTCTGGCGCGGTGTGACCATCAACGACTGCTTCGACAAGTTTGAGAAAACGGGCGCGCTCGACAACTTCGACCGCGTGGCTGCTCGCGCCGAGGGCGGGCATCACGGCGATCCCTGGTGGGACGGCCTGATCTATGAGATGATCGCGGCGGCGTCGGACTTTCTGATCGCCCAGCCCGATCCCGCGCTGGAAAAGCGGCTGGATGGCTATATCGACCGCATCGCGGCGGCCGCCGCCGTGGACCCCGATGGGTATCTCCATACTGCGGTGACGCTCAGCCATGTCGCGGCGCGCTGGAGCGATCCGTCCGCGCCGGGCGACATGCACGACGACCGGTTTCCCCATACCGTCTATAACGCAGGGTGTCTCGTCGAGGCGGGAGTCCATCACTATCAGGCGACGGGGAAGACGAAGCTGCTGGACGTCGCCACGCGCATGGCGAACTATATGTGTCGTATTATGGGACCGCCGCCCAGGCAGAACATCATTCCCGGCCACGCCATCGCGGAACTGGCCTTCGTGGAGCTTTATCTTCTGTACCGGGACGATCCGAAATTGAAGGCTCGGATCGGCCAGAAAGTCGATGAGAAGCGATATCTGGAACTGGCCGAATACTGGATCGAGAACCGGGGCAATCACGCGGGACGCGCGGATATGGGCGTGTACGATCAGGACGATCGGTCGGCCCTGTTTCAGCCGACGATGGAGGGGCACGCCGTGCGATCCGCGCTGCTCGCGGCGGGCATCGCCCTCGCGGCGTCAGTGAACGGGCGGCCGGAGTATTACGCCACCGCGCAGCGCTGGTGGAGCAACATGGTCGCGGCCAAAATGTACGTGACCGGCGGCTTGGGCGCGATCCCCTCGACGGAAGGGTTCGGCCCGGACTACGAACTGCCCAACTTCGGGTACGCGGAGACCTGCGCCGCCGTCGGAGGCGCATTCTTCAGCAGGAACCTGGGCCTGGCGACGGGGCAGGCCGAATACTTCGATGTGCTGGAGCGCGAGCTTTACAACGGCGCGCTGTGCGGCGTCTCCGTCGCGGGAACGTCGTACTTCTACACGAACTACCTCGCCTCCGGCCCGGAGCGTCGGCGCTGGGATTGGGACGGCTGTCCATGCTGCCCGCCGATGTTCCTCAAGCTGATGGGCGCGTTGCCAGGCGGCGTCTACGCCACGGATTTGGACGGAGTCTATGTCAACCTCTTTACGGGAAGCGAGGCGAAGATCGCGCAGGACGGATGGGACGTGACTCTGCGGCAGACGACGGGCTATCCCTGGAATGGGGGCGTGCGCCTGGACTTGGCGCCGAAAAAGCCGGCGCGCTTCGCGCTGAGCCTTCGCGTTCCGGCATGGAGCAGCGAAGCGTCTTTCCGTGTCAACGGCAAGTCTGTCACGCCGTCCATTGTGCGCGGCTATGCGCGGATCGAGCGGACCTGGCGCGCCGGCGACTCGGTGGAGATGAACCTGCCGATGCCGGCGCGCCGCCTGAAAGCGGACCCGAGAATCGCCGCAGATGTCGGCCGCGTCGCTCTGATGTGCGGACCTATCGTCTATTGTCTGGAGGGATTGGACAATGGCGGGCATGTGGAATCGCTCGTCCTCGCGCCCTCGTCCGTGATTCGCGCCGAGCATCGTCCCGATCTTCTGGGCGGCGTGACCGTGCTGCGCGGCGACGCGCATGTGGCGCGGGCGCGGATGACGGCGGCGCATCCCGAAGGCGAACCCGCCGCCGAGGCGGCCACATTCACCGCGCTGCCGTTCTATACCAACACCAACCGCGAGCCGACGCATATGGCCGTCTGGATCGCCGATGACCGCCAGTACGCGCTCCCATTGACGACCGCAGCCGCCGCCACGCCCTCGGCGTCCCGCTGCAACCCCTCCGACACGGTCTGGGCGCTGAACAACGCGCGCCAGCCGCGCGCCTCCGACGACGAGACGATTCCGCGCTTTACCTGGTGGGATCATCGGGGAACTTCGGAATGGGTCCAGTATGACTTCCCGTCCGCGCAGGAAATCTCCGGAGTGGAAGTCTACTGGTGGGACGAGGAGTGCGTCCACCGCGACTGCCGCGTCCCCCAATCGTGGAGCTTGCAGTACCAAGACGGCGGCGAATGGCGCTCCGTGGAAGCGACCTCGCCTTACGGCGTCGAAGTCGACAAATTCAACCGCGTCACCTTCCCCTCTATTCGCACTACTGCGTTGCGACTCGTCGCGCAAATGCAGACGGGGTGGTCTGCGGGGATCTTGCAATGGCGGGTGTTGGAGGGGTAA
- a CDS encoding GlsB/YeaQ/YmgE family stress response membrane protein, which yields MFTILMWIVVGFLAGLLAKAIVPGTADEPGGFVGTTVLGIVGAVVGGFIYHLITGSRSFTTTLDIMSIVWAAIGAIVVVMISRMLSGRRAL from the coding sequence ATGTTTACGATTTTGATGTGGATTGTTGTTGGTTTTCTTGCCGGCCTTCTGGCTAAGGCGATTGTTCCCGGTACTGCCGATGAACCCGGCGGTTTTGTAGGGACTACGGTTCTGGGTATCGTCGGCGCCGTTGTCGGCGGGTTCATCTATCACTTGATTACCGGAAGCCGGTCATTTACCACGACGCTCGACATCATGAGCATCGTATGGGCGGCCATCGGAGCGATCGTTGTCGTGATGATCAGCCGTATGCTCAGCGGCCGCCGTGCGTTGTAA